From a single Stomoxys calcitrans chromosome 4, idStoCalc2.1, whole genome shotgun sequence genomic region:
- the LOC106082161 gene encoding uncharacterized protein LOC106082161 yields MSSYRATRGGRRSVQTKPFISADTGEAYNSQRQQSTPTQNYQTAPVVQPEKVVQQEQSLPPPPEFPEANPFKENTSDLDESGLVDENGKVKFKKIFASRKKASVRAKEKRIRQNRRLRKSIVPKNALMALNELKGISIGDFVINNNPNGGFIALVTCNNNQYEGRGISKTVAKNNACEKALRDYIIAKMREKPRKALNGNNAQNNVNDEPMETGDGDGEGGGENNTTLDETEDVPMVNLASFAIYKLFSEWENEGYIIPEMHPAAAGNFSDNESMAGTGAKEPKRPPVRNELPPNWEAMHPASLLCYMRPGITYTDKGTIGEKPNILHTLATTVDDEEFEASGRSKKIARRNVAAVACNTLFNTNFEPELKSE; encoded by the exons GAAGCTTATAACAGCCAAAGGCAACAATCGACACCAACACAAAACTATCAAACAGCTCCTGTAGTGCAGCCCGAGAAAGTAGTACAGCAAGAGCAGTCTTTGCCACCTCCACCAGAATTTCCAGAGGCTAACCCTTTCAAGGAGAATACATCAGATTTGGATGAATCTGGCCttgttgatgaaaatggcaaggttaaatttaagaaaatcttcGCTTCTCGCAAAAAGGCCTCag TTCGTGCCAAGGAGAAGCGTATTCGTCAAAACCGACGTTTGCGAAAAAGTATTGTACCCAAAAATGCCTTGATGGCTCTCAATGAACTAAAGGGAATATCTATTGGAGATTTCGTTATTAACAATAATCCCAATGGCGGCTTTATCGCTTTGGTAACTTGTAATAACAATCAGTATGAAGGACGGGGTATATCGAAGACGGTAGCTAAGAACAACGCATGTGAGAAGGCACTGCGTGACTATATTATTGCCAAAATGCGCGAGAAGCCACGCAAAGCTTTAAATGGCAACAATGCACAAAATAATGTCAACGACGAGCCCATGGAAACAGGTGATGGTGATGGCGAGGGCGGCGGTGAAAACAATACTACCCTTGATGAAACTGAGGACGTACCAATGGTTAACTTGGCATCATTTGCCATTTATAAACTTTTCTCCGAATGGGAAAACGAGGGCTATATTATACCCGAAATGCATCCAGCTGCTGCTGGCAACTTTAGCGACAATGAAAGCATGGCTGGAACTGGAGCTAAAGAACCTAAAAGACCTCCGGTTCGCAATGAATTACCGCCAAACTGGGAGGCCATGCATCCAGCTTCTTTACTCTGTTAT ATGCGCCCTGGAATTACTTACACGGACAAGGGCACCATTGGGGAGAAGCCAAATATTTTGCATACATTAGCCACAACTGTTGATGACGAAGAATTCGAAGCCAGTGGGCGTTCCAAGAAAATTGCACGTCGCAACGTTGCCGCCGTCGCATGCAACACTTTGTTTAACACCAACTTTGAGCCAGAATTGAAATCAGAATAA